One Methanobacterium sp. genomic window, TATTAAAATTTAGATATTAAAGCTAATTAAAAATTCATGTTATTTTAGAATATTTATGGAACTACTTATTTATAAAATCTATAATTTAAAATGATATTTTAAGTTTAATTTTGTCTTACAGAGGATTAAATGATTTTCTGAAGAAATATTGAAGTAATTTAAAATTAATGAGAATACATGTAATAAGGCTTGTAGACTATTAGTGGCTATGGTTTAGTTGATTAGGAAAAAAAGGAAAATAATAAGAAAAATACATCGAATTAAAATTCAATGTATTTATAGGCTTCATCTTCTTCAAATGCGTAATGAACCTTTGTATACTGGGTCATGAACTCAGTAACTTCGTTTTTAACATTTTTATTGTCCATAGCGACCATTTTGATGAATTCTGCAACTTCTTGCATCTGTGCTTCCTTTAATCCACGCCTTGTGATTTCTTGTGTACCTAATCTTATACCTGAAGGATCATCAGTTCTTTTACGATCATCCCATGGGAGAAGATTCTTATTTAATATAATGTTGTTTGCTTCCATGTCTTTGGCCATTTTAGAGGCGCTGCCTATTTTTTTAACGTCCATAGCAACCTGGTGTGATTCTGTAAAGCCCTGATCTTCACACAGGACTTCAAATCCAAGTTCATAAAGGCTCTGAGCAAGTGCTTTAGCGTTTTTAACGATTTGATCAGCATAATCACGACCAAATTCAAGCATTTCTGCAAGGGTTATTCCAAGTGCTGCAACATGGTGGAGGTGATGATTACTTACAACACCAGGGAACACCGCTTCATCAATAGTATCCTTTAATTCTTCGGTACAGAGTATAATTCCTCCCTGAGGGCCAGGAAAAGTCTTATGAGTACTTCCTACAAGAAGATCTGCACCCTCTTTAAGCGGATCCTGGAATTTACCTCCAGCTATGAGTCCAAGAACATGAGCTCCGTCGTACATGACTTTAGCTCCAATCTCATCAGCCGCTTCCC contains:
- the glyA gene encoding serine hydroxymethyltransferase — translated: MFENEKYAQKIKELTKEHHKWMENSINLIASENITSTTVREALATDLSHRYAEGLPCERLYEGCEYIDTIEKMAIDLSKKLFNAPHANVQPNSGVVANLASFFALTKPNDLLMALNVPVGGHISHADVSAAGIRGLRILSHPFDNEMMNIDADAMKKEIIKNKPKVVLLGGSLFLFPHPVEDAREAADEIGAKVMYDGAHVLGLIAGGKFQDPLKEGADLLVGSTHKTFPGPQGGIILCTEELKDTIDEAVFPGVVSNHHLHHVAALGITLAEMLEFGRDYADQIVKNAKALAQSLYELGFEVLCEDQGFTESHQVAMDVKKIGSASKMAKDMEANNIILNKNLLPWDDRKRTDDPSGIRLGTQEITRRGLKEAQMQEVAEFIKMVAMDNKNVKNEVTEFMTQYTKVHYAFEEDEAYKYIEF